A window from Apostichopus japonicus isolate 1M-3 chromosome 2, ASM3797524v1, whole genome shotgun sequence encodes these proteins:
- the LOC139975239 gene encoding uncharacterized protein — protein sequence MHLQVSIVVFTLTILSLTGKSFSQQCLNCISEKYLNADFSNVDVLEDRDCEMGVFKSEFLGICNSVEICITIDGIATYDIEGYGKTDTLFVRRMCTDPIFLDSSTRCMTGPTAERFVLSLDHHLELDGYIYMSSFDGTVCPCNDDFCNDEVIRPVLVKRSHTPAPEATGLQCALCVDADIPGQSYSFLEELDNPHCEAGNLTASNVFYQTCSGNGACVTIDGSITESGTRYNLYQRACVHGFLESYSKSDKMFCFSRSQSASVGENILLDEEDYYFGNDFTFDGVVCYCTSDLCNLPGRGVASRPTGEGDGDGTSSSLDLPR from the exons ATGCATCTCCAAGTGTCGATAGTGGTGTTTACATTGACCATTCTTTCATTGACCG GGAAAAGTTTCAGCCAACAGTGTCTCAATTGCATAAGTGAAAAATATCTGAATGCTGATTTCTCTAATGTTGATGTCCTGGAAGACAGAGATTGTGAGATGGGCGTCTTTAAATCCGAATTCTTGGGGATATGTAATTCAGTTGAAATCTGCATAACCATAGACGGCATAGCAACCTACGACATAGAAGGAT ATGGCAAAACAGACACCCTTTTTGTCAGGCGCATGTGTACTGACCCTATTTTCTTAGACAGTTCGACTCGTTGTATGACGGGTCCAACTGCTGAAAGATTCGTGCTCAGCTTAGACCATCACTTGGAGCTGGATGGCTACATCTACATGTCGTCATTTGATGGAACTGTTTGTCCCTGTAATGACGACTTCTGTAATGACGAAGTGATTCGTCCAGTGTTAGTGAAGCGTTCGCACACTCCAGCACCGGAGG CGACTGGCTTACAGTGTGCACTATGTGTTGATGCAGACATTCCGGGTCAGTCTTACAGCTTTCTAGAAGAACTTGATAATCCTCACTGCGAGGCCGGTAACCTAACCGCTTCGAATGTATTCTACCAAACATGCAGTGGCAATGGCGCCTGTGTAACAATCGATGGCAGTATCACCGAAT CTGGGACCAGGTACAACTTATATCAGAGGGCCTGCGTTCATGGATTTTTAGAGAGCTATAGTAAGAGtgacaaaatgttttgtttctcaAGGTCCCAATCCGCATCAGTTGGCGAAAACATCTTGCTTGATGAAGAAGATTATTACTTTGGAAACGATTTTACTTTTGACGGTGTAGTTTGTTATTGTACCAGCGATTTATGTAATCTTCCAGGACGTGGTGTTGCCAGTAGGCCTACTGGTGAAGGGGATGGCGATGGTACATCAAGCAGTTTGGACCTACCACGGTGA
- the LOC139975193 gene encoding uncharacterized protein, translated as MDDGKTDTLFVRRMCTDPIFLDSSTRCMTGRTAERFVLSLDHILELDGYIYMSSFAGTVCPCNDDFCNDDVINPVLVKRSHTPAPEATGLQCGICVDADFPDTDYDYDNPHCEAGNLTASNVFYRTCSGDGACVTIDGSITQFGIRYNVYQRLCVHGFLESYSKSDKMFCFSRSQSASVGENILLDEEDYYFGNDFTFDGVVCDLCNLPGRGVASRPTGEGDGDGTSSSLDLPPVAIVGIVVVVVVLVICCAVASVVKKIGIFR; from the exons ATGGCAAAACAGACACCCTTTTTGTCAGGCGCATGTGTACTGACCCTATTTTCTTAGACAGTTCGACTCGTTGTATGACCGGTCGAACTGCTGAAAGATTCGTGCTCAGCTTAGACCATATCTTGGAGCTGGATGGCTACATCTACATGTCGTCTTTTGCTGGAACTGTTTGTCCCTGTAATGACGACTTCTGTAATGACGATGTGATTAATCCAGTGTTAGTGAAGCGATCGCACACTCCAGCACCGGAGG CAACTGGCTTACAGTGTGGAATATGTGTTGATGCAGATTTTCCGGATactgattatgattatgataatCCTCACTGCGAGGCCGGTAATCTGACCGCTTCGAATGTATTCTACCGTACATGCAGTGGCGATGGCGCCTGTGTAACAATCGATGGCAGTATCACCCAAT tTGGAATCAGGTACAACGTATATCAGAGGCTCTGCGTTCATGGATTTTTAGAGAGTTACAGTAAGAGtgacaaaatgttttgtttctcaAGGTCCCAATCCGCATCAGTTGGCGAAAACATCTTGCTTGATGAAGAAGATTATTACTTTGGAAACGATTTTACTTTTGACGGTGTAGTTTGCGATTTATGTAATCTTCCAGGACGTGGTGTTGCCAGTAGGCCTACTGGTGAGGGGGATGGAGATGGTACATCAAGCAGTTTGGACCTACCACCTGTAGCAATTGTGGGcatagtggtagtagtggtggtCTTAGTGATATGCTGTGCAGTTGCTTCTGTGGTAAAGAAAATTGGCATTTTCCGTTAA